The following are encoded together in the Micromonospora lupini genome:
- a CDS encoding DUF3073 domain-containing protein, with translation MGRGRAKAKQTKVARELKYHSPNTDLTALQRELAGAGKSEHHFDDDSKEFVDDDDENHADDDPDPWVRPTR, from the coding sequence ATGGGGCGCGGCCGTGCTAAGGCCAAGCAGACGAAGGTGGCCCGGGAGTTGAAGTACCACTCCCCGAACACCGACCTCACCGCCTTGCAGCGCGAACTGGCGGGTGCTGGTAAGTCTGAGCACCACTTCGACGACGACTCAAAAGAGTTCGTCGACGACGATGATGAGAATCACGCGGACGACGACCCGGATCCCTGGGTCCGACCGACCCGCTGA